A DNA window from Streptococcus mutans contains the following coding sequences:
- the lacR gene encoding transcriptional regulator LacR yields the protein MKKEERLEEITKLINKRGTIRVTEVVERLKVSDMTVRRDLTELEGLGVLTRIHGGARSNNIFQYKEMSHEEKHSRQIEEKHYIAQKAAELVEEGDTIFLGPGTTVELLAEEINKTTLQVITNCLPVFQILSQKQSETFRVHLLGGEMRSITQSFIGEITNIVLEKMHFSKMFFSGNGVKGNEVMTSSFQEAYTQKMALGRAIEKYLLIDSSKIGKEDFTSFYQLSQLTALITDCQDDDKLQKLSKYTEIIN from the coding sequence ATGAAGAAGGAAGAACGATTAGAAGAAATCACAAAACTCATTAATAAGCGAGGAACCATTCGGGTTACTGAAGTTGTGGAACGATTAAAGGTATCAGACATGACTGTCCGTCGCGATTTAACTGAATTGGAAGGCTTGGGAGTATTAACACGTATTCACGGTGGGGCTAGAAGCAATAATATTTTTCAATATAAAGAAATGTCCCATGAAGAAAAACATTCTCGACAAATAGAAGAAAAGCACTATATTGCACAAAAGGCTGCCGAGTTAGTAGAAGAAGGAGATACGATCTTTTTAGGACCGGGAACAACTGTAGAACTGCTGGCTGAAGAGATTAATAAGACAACTTTGCAAGTCATCACCAATTGTCTTCCTGTTTTTCAGATCTTATCGCAAAAGCAATCAGAGACGTTTAGAGTCCATTTATTGGGCGGCGAAATGAGAAGTATCACTCAGTCTTTTATTGGAGAAATAACAAATATCGTTTTAGAAAAAATGCATTTTTCTAAAATGTTTTTCAGCGGCAATGGTGTCAAAGGAAATGAAGTGATGACATCAAGTTTCCAAGAAGCTTATACTCAGAAGATGGCTTTAGGAAGGGCAATTGAAAAATATTTACTGATTGACTCTTCAAAGATTGGAAAAGAAGATTTTACGTCATTTTATCAGCTATCACAATTGACAGCTCTGATTACAGATTGTCAAGATGACGATAAGCTTCAAAAACTGAGCAAATATACTGAGATTATTAACTAA